In Anabas testudineus chromosome 12, fAnaTes1.2, whole genome shotgun sequence, one genomic interval encodes:
- the LOC113158656 gene encoding filamin-A-interacting protein 1-like: MRSKSSGVENPANGVLGVSQGDHEMSQEQEVGLPMKSLKAKVQEKEGDGKGEAEVISDKEKLLLDSTEAGKKRPGIEDLSKEDLLKLLGIMEGEVQARDDVICMLKSKQTPPEALESRYGTAVPASALQALKRDGSITGTEQCNQSVYQKPIVELEHLQEKHRETYRRMLGQLLLAEKCHHRTVRELDTEKRKHADYMNKSDDFTNLLEQERERLKRLLENEKAYQVKKEKEHSKRLAKVREELIKLKSFALMLVNEREEHIEQMDQQSQRIQELSQQLQQQDQALGEAREHAQEDGHRVLSLEAELKEKSAKVTQQHEEMSAKLATLEIHNRQLNAKLLGLTHKVEELEDNNRILRKSDEELQQLREKISKGECGNSNLIAELENLRKRVLEMEGKDEEITKTENQCKELRKRLQEEDSKSKDLRLEVEKLQKRMNELEKVEGEFSISKSEGEQLRTALDREKNLTKELSDEVVDLRIRMKELESSELKLEKSELSLKDDLGKLKSLTVALMEERKTLMERLKSYENNKEDLCEMVKAEQGKVMEVTEKLIEESKKLLKLKSEMETKVETLTTEKTDLNTKLAYEIGKSSELNSKVSQMKKRLDGYEQAEKLSVKNSVKCDLGRMPDPIRREDNKVKELTYEIERLKNRLKQLEVVEGDLIKTEDQYGMLEKRFMTEQDKANILSQQVEEMRSQIARNKAIEKGEEESQEEDLRQRCKREEARTRELQADVLALKEKIHELMHKEDQLSQLQVDYSVLQQRFLEEEEKAKNMGTEVFHLTQELEVAKRHSRALRPSLNGRRMVDVAVASTGVQTEAFSARLAEEDTPAVFIRKSVQEENHIMNNLRQKCLKKPTEKSGAVERCPSSSSDLGLKKSWIPWMRKKEHIHQETNLEKPLHINGDHLPSELSVSPKQGQPLHIRVTPGHHQNMATVDISSPTTEDAFSSSAPLSPNPTQPKSRITIIPTCSAPASRRKPTTGPHGPERAKSPVTITTISRAKSPESTRTPSSAAGRPLSPVSIMTVSTAVVPEVSASPEPQEMTMGRAVFKVTPEKQMVPMPVRKGLNNTSIITTTDDNKIHIHLGNSITPKMVVRPVAAVTESKEMTLSTGTVLRSPRQITTTATRSTQNKVMSSITISPVTSTTLRATQSMTGHDAQPPRTGLTRIPMSKSLKTGKTVLGSLGISTGVKLESRTETQSMRIEVKKSTVNSNNLQNGGKQT; the protein is encoded by the exons ATGAGGTCCAAAAGCAGTGGGGTGGAGAACCCGGCCAATGGGGTTCTTGGGGTTTCACAGGGCGACCATGAGATGAGCCAAGAACAAGAAGTCGGCCTACCCATGAAGAGCCTGAAGGCTAAAGTTCAGGAGAAGGAGGGTGATGGCAAAGGGGAGGCTGAGGTGATCTCTGACAAAGAGAAGCTGCTACTGGATTCCACagaggctggaaaaaaaagaccgGGTATCGAGGACCTGTCTAAAGAGGatctgctgaagctgctgggGATCATGGAAGGAGAGGTTCAG GCCAGAGACGATGTTATCTGCATGTTAAAGTCCAAACAGACTCCCCCAGAGGCCCTCGAATCACGCTATGGCACTGCGGTTCCTGCCTCAGCCCTGCAGGCCCTGAAGAGGGATGGTTCCATCACCGGTACTGAGCAATGCAACCAAAGTGTCTATCAAAAGCCTATAGTTGAG CTGGAGCATCTGCAGGAGAAACACAGGGAGACGTACCGGAGGATGCTGGGTCAGTTGCTGCTCGCCGAAAAATGTCATCACCGCACTGTCCGCGAGCTGGACACAGAAAAGCGCAAACACGCAGACTACATGAACAAGAGCGATGACTTCACAAATCTGTTGGAGCAGGAGCGGGaaag ACTGAAGAGGCTGCTTGAGAACGAGAAAGCTTACCaggtaaaaaaagagaaagaacacTCCAAACGTCTGGCCAAGGTGCGAGAGGAGCTGATCAAGTTGAAGTCCTTTGCCCTGATGTTGGTGAATGAGCGCGAGGAGCACATAGAGCAAATGGACCAACAAAGCCAGCGGATCCAGGAGCTGAGCCAGCAGTTGCAGCAGCAGGACCAGGCACTCGGTGAAGCTAGGGAGCATGCTCAGGAGGATGGCCACAGGGTACTAAGCCTGGAGGCTGAACTTAAAGAGAAATCTGCCAAGGTAACCCAACAACATGAGGAGATGAGCGCCAAGCTAGCCACTCTAGAGATCCACAACCGACAACTGAATGCTAAACTGCTGGGGCTTACGCATAAAGTGGAAGAGTTAGAGGACAACAACAGGATCTTGAGAAAATCTGATGAGGAACTGCAGCAACTCAGGGAGAAAATCAGCAAAGGGGAGTGTGGCAACTCCAACTTGATCGCTGAATTGGAGAACTTGCGGAAGCGGGTACTGGAAATGGAAGGAAAGGATGAAGAAATAACCAAGACTGAAAATCAGTGTAAGGAGTTAAGAAAGAGATTACAAGAAGAGGATAGTAAGAGTAAAGACCTCAGGCTAGAGGTGGAGAAGCTTCAGAAAAGAATGAACGAGTTAGAAAAAGTTGAGGGTGAGTTCAGCATCAGCAAATCTGAGGGTGAACAGTTACGCACTGCTTTAGATAGAGAGAAGAACCTGACCAAAGAGCTCTCAGATGAAGTTGTAGATCTCAGGATCCGCATGAAGGAGCTTGAGTCTTCCGAACTCAAGTTGGAAAAGTCTGAGTTGAGCCTTAAGGATGACTTGGGCAAGCTTAAATCATTGACTGTTGCTTTGATGGAAGAGCGAAAGACCCTGATGGAAAGATTAAAGTCATATGAAAATAACAAGGAGGATTTGTGTGAGATGGTCAAAGCTGAGCAGGGTAAAGTTATGGAAGTGACTGAGAAACTGATAGAAGAAAGCAAAAAACTCCTGAAGTTGAAATCTGAAATGGAAACCAAAGTAGAAACTCTAACCACAGAAAAGACAGACCTAAACACCAAGCTAGCTTATGAAATTGGTAAATCCAGTGAACTTAATTCTAAGGTTAGTCAGATGAAAAAGAGGTTAGATGGGTATGAGCAAGCAGAAAAGCTATCAGTGAAGAACTCAGTGAAATGTGACCTGGGAAGAATGCCTGATCCCATTAGAAGAGAAGACAACAAAGTTAAAGAACTGACATATGAAATTGAGCGCCTGAAAAATCGTCTCAAACAGCTTGAGGTGGTGGAGGGAGATCTGATTAAGACAGAGGATCAGTATGGCATGTTGGAGAAAAGGTTCATGACTGAACAAGACAAAGCCAACATTCTTTcccagcaggtggaggaaatgAGGAGTCAGATAGCACGGAACAAAGCAATtgagaaaggagaagaggaaagccAGGAAGAAGATCTCCGACAACGTTGCAAGAGAGAGGAGGCCAGAACTAGGGAACTGCAAGCTGATGTATTAGCCCTCAAGGAGAAGATCCATGAACTAATGCACAAAGAAGATCAGCTTTCTCAGCTGCAAGTGGACTACTCGGTCTTACAGCAGAGGTTcttggaagaggaggagaaagccAAGAACATGGGCACGGAAGTCTTCCATCTCACCcaagagctggaggtagcaaAGCGTCATAGTCGAGCTCTAAGGCCCAGCTTAAATGGGAGGAGAATGGTGGATGTCGCTGTGGCATCTACAGGAGTGCAGACAGAGGCATTTTCTGCTCGGCTGGCAGAAGAGGATACCCCAGCTGTGTTCATCAGGAAGTCAGTTCAAGAAGAAAATCACATCATGAACAACCTCAGACAGAAGTGCCTTAAAAAGCCAACAGAAAAGAGTGGTGCCGTTGAGCGTTGTCCTTCATCTAGTAGTGATCTAGGTTTGAAAAAATCCTGGATTCCTTGGATGAGAAAGAAGGAACACATTCATCAAGAGACCAACTTGGAAAAGCCTCTTCACATAAATGGAGATCATTTGCCTTCTGAACTGTCCGTGTCCCCAAAGCAAGGGCAGCCTTTACACATCAGAGTAACCCCTGGACATCACCAAAACATGGCCACTGTTGACATAAGCAGCCCTACTACTGAAGATGCTTTCTCAAGCTCAGCCCCCCTCAGCCCCAACCCAACTCAACCTAAATCCAGAATCACAATCATTCCCACGTGCTCCGCTCCAGCTTCCAGGAGAAAGCCCACCACTGGACCTCATGGCCCTGAAAGAGCCAAGTCTCCAGTAACCATAACAACAATATCCAGAGCCAAGTCCCCAGAAAGCACCCGAACTCCCTCCTCTGCCGCAGGAAGGCCTTTGTCCCCTGTCTCCATTATGACAGTCAGCACTGCTGTAGTGCCTGAAGTGTCTGCTTCTCCAGAGCCACAGGAGATGACTATGGGCCGAGCTGTTTTCAAGGTTACTCCTGAGAAGCAGATGGTCCCTATGCCTGTACGTAAGGGCCTTAACAACACAAGCATCATCACAACCACCGACGACAACAAGATCCATATTCATCTAGGCAACAGCATCACCCCTAAGATGGTAGTCAGGCCAGTGGCTGCTGTAACAGAAAGCAAGGAAATGACCTTATCAACTGGGACAGTTCTGCGTTCCCCCCGTCAAATCACCACCACAGCTACCAGgagcacacaaaacaaagtgatgAGCAGCATCACCATATCTCCTGTCACATCCACCACTTTAAGAGCGACACAAAGCATG